The Burkholderia mallei ATCC 23344 genome has a window encoding:
- a CDS encoding succinate dehydrogenase assembly factor 2: MSESSHQSDPHRRARLRWRARRGLLENDLIFERFFARHEHDLSDADVSALSRLLDLSDNDLMDLLLACKEPEGDLAGPDMSRLLEMLRSV, translated from the coding sequence ATGAGCGAATCGTCGCATCAATCCGACCCGCATCGCCGCGCGCGGCTTCGCTGGCGCGCGCGGCGCGGTCTGCTGGAGAACGATCTGATTTTCGAGCGTTTCTTCGCCAGACACGAGCACGACCTCAGCGACGCAGACGTGAGCGCACTGTCGCGCCTGCTGGATCTAAGCGACAACGACCTGATGGACTTGCTGCTCGCGTGCAAGGAACCAGAGGGCGACCTTGCCGGCCCGGACATGTCCAGGCTGCTGGAGATGCTGCGCAGCGTTTGA
- a CDS encoding DUF1479 domain-containing protein: MPFPIDDLPAAIRTTKAVLRAAMPNRAPVFRALEGDIARQADAILTDRAQGRDTIPVLRFADIAADRVDPASLAALRTRGACVIRGVFDARQASDWNDEIAAYVEANRLDDKLARRAEDRYFGTLASSRPQIYGIYWSKPQIAARQSPALTRARVFLNRLWRAQSEGRVHFDPARAPAYADRIRRRPPGSSSLGLSPHVDGGSVERWLEPNYRRVYRHVLAGDWRAYDPFDAAFRPDVEEIPSPAVCSMFRTFQGWTALTPQGPGDGTLQLIPVANAMAYVVLRALQDDVPDDDLCGAQPGRALSVLPAWHAPLLAALVPIPPMEPGDAVFWHGDVVHAVEDAHRGTGYSNVMYIASAPGCAKNDAYLKRQLPSFLRGESPPDFPADHFETDFTGRARADDLSALGREQMGFEP; encoded by the coding sequence ATGCCGTTCCCCATCGACGACCTGCCGGCGGCGATCCGCACGACCAAAGCGGTGCTGCGCGCCGCGATGCCGAATCGCGCGCCGGTGTTCCGCGCGCTCGAGGGCGACATCGCGCGGCAGGCCGATGCGATCCTGACCGATCGCGCGCAGGGCCGCGACACGATTCCCGTGCTGCGCTTCGCGGACATCGCCGCCGATCGCGTCGATCCGGCGTCGCTCGCCGCATTGAGGACGCGCGGCGCGTGCGTGATCCGCGGCGTGTTCGACGCGCGGCAGGCGAGCGACTGGAACGACGAGATCGCCGCATACGTCGAGGCGAACCGGCTCGACGACAAGCTCGCCCGTCGCGCCGAAGACCGCTATTTCGGCACGCTCGCGTCGAGCCGGCCGCAGATCTACGGCATCTACTGGTCGAAGCCGCAGATCGCCGCGCGCCAGTCGCCCGCGCTCACGCGGGCGCGCGTGTTCCTGAACCGGCTGTGGCGTGCGCAAAGCGAGGGGCGCGTGCATTTCGACCCGGCGCGCGCGCCGGCCTATGCGGACCGCATTCGCCGCCGGCCGCCGGGCTCGTCGTCGCTCGGGCTGTCGCCGCACGTCGACGGGGGCTCCGTCGAGCGCTGGCTCGAGCCGAACTACCGGCGCGTGTATCGGCACGTGCTGGCGGGCGACTGGCGCGCATACGATCCGTTCGACGCGGCGTTCCGGCCCGACGTCGAGGAGATTCCGTCACCCGCCGTCTGCTCGATGTTCCGCACGTTCCAGGGCTGGACCGCGCTCACGCCGCAAGGGCCGGGCGACGGCACGCTGCAACTGATCCCGGTGGCGAACGCGATGGCGTACGTCGTGCTGCGCGCGCTGCAGGACGACGTGCCCGACGACGACCTGTGCGGCGCGCAGCCGGGGCGCGCGCTGTCGGTGTTGCCGGCGTGGCACGCGCCGCTGCTCGCCGCGCTCGTGCCGATTCCGCCGATGGAGCCGGGCGACGCGGTGTTCTGGCACGGCGATGTCGTGCACGCGGTCGAGGATGCGCATCGCGGAACCGGTTACAGCAACGTGATGTACATCGCGTCGGCGCCGGGGTGCGCGAAGAACGACGCATACCTGAAGCGTCAACTGCCGAGCTTCCTGCGCGGCGAGAGTCCGCCGGATTTTCCGGCGGACCACTTCGAGACGGATTTCACCGGACGCGCGCGGGCGGACGATCTGAGCGCGCTGGGGCGCGAGCAGATGGGCTTCGAGCCGTGA
- a CDS encoding succinate dehydrogenase iron-sulfur subunit, whose amino-acid sequence MAKRIFEIYRYDPDKDAAPRMQTYELEIQHERMLLDALVKLKSVDETLSFRRSCREGVCGSDAMNINGKNGLACLTNLNDLPQKIVLRPLPGLPVVRDLICDFTQFFNQYHSIRPYLINDEPPPEKERLQSPEERDELDGLYECILCASCSTSCPSFWWNPDKFVGPAGLLQAYRFIADSRDRATGERLDNLDDPYRLFRCHTIMNCVDVCPKGLNPTKAIGKIKELMVRRAV is encoded by the coding sequence ATGGCCAAACGCATTTTCGAAATCTACCGCTACGATCCGGACAAGGACGCCGCGCCGCGCATGCAGACGTACGAGCTGGAGATCCAGCACGAGCGGATGCTGCTCGATGCGCTCGTCAAGCTGAAGTCGGTCGACGAGACGCTGTCGTTCCGCCGCTCGTGCCGCGAAGGCGTGTGCGGCTCGGACGCGATGAACATCAACGGCAAGAACGGCCTCGCGTGCCTGACGAACCTGAACGACCTGCCGCAGAAGATCGTGCTGCGTCCGCTGCCGGGCCTGCCTGTCGTGCGCGATCTGATCTGCGACTTCACGCAGTTCTTCAACCAGTACCACTCGATCCGCCCGTACCTGATCAACGACGAGCCGCCGCCCGAGAAGGAGCGTCTGCAATCGCCGGAAGAGCGCGACGAGCTCGACGGCCTGTACGAGTGCATTCTGTGCGCGAGCTGCTCGACGTCGTGCCCGAGCTTCTGGTGGAATCCGGACAAGTTCGTCGGCCCGGCGGGCCTGCTGCAGGCGTATCGCTTCATCGCGGACAGCCGCGATCGCGCGACGGGCGAGCGCCTCGACAACCTCGACGATCCGTATCGCCTGTTCCGCTGCCACACGATCATGAACTGCGTCGACGTGTGCCCGAAGGGCCTGAACCCGACGAAGGCGATCGGCAAGATCAAGGAATTGATGGTTCGTCGCGCGGTCTGA
- the gltA gene encoding citrate synthase, protein MTPSDVKATLSFSDNSPSVELPIYKGTMGPDVIDIRKLYGQTGKFTYDPGFMSTASCNSAITYIDGDKGELLYRGYPIDNLAQNADFLESCYLLLKGELPNAAQKKEFVATVTKHTMVHEQMQFFFRGFRRDAHPMAILVAAVGALSAFYHDSLDINDPRHREVSAIRMIAKLPTLVAMAYKYSIGQPFVYPRNDLSYSANFMRMMFANPCEEYQVNDVLVRALDRILILHADHEQNASTSTVRLAGSSGANPFACIAAGIACLWGPAHGGANEAALNMLEQIGTPENIPEFIKQVKDKNSGVKLMGFGHRVYKNYDPRAKLMRETCYEVLNELGLHDDPLFKLAMQLEKIALEDEYFVSRKLYPNVDFYSGIVQRALGIPTSMFTCIFAMARTVGWIAQWNEMIADPEQKIGRPRQLFIGETPRTAKPIEQR, encoded by the coding sequence ATGACCCCGTCTGATGTTAAAGCCACGCTATCGTTCAGCGATAATTCGCCGAGCGTCGAACTGCCGATCTACAAGGGTACGATGGGCCCCGACGTGATCGATATCCGCAAGCTGTACGGCCAGACCGGCAAGTTCACGTACGACCCGGGCTTCATGTCGACGGCGTCGTGCAACTCGGCGATCACGTACATCGACGGCGACAAGGGCGAACTGCTGTACCGCGGCTACCCGATCGACAATCTCGCGCAAAACGCGGACTTCCTCGAATCCTGCTATCTGCTGCTCAAGGGCGAACTGCCGAACGCGGCGCAGAAGAAGGAGTTCGTGGCCACCGTCACGAAGCACACGATGGTGCACGAGCAGATGCAGTTCTTCTTCCGGGGTTTCCGCCGCGACGCGCACCCGATGGCGATTCTCGTCGCCGCGGTCGGCGCGCTGTCCGCGTTCTACCACGATTCGCTCGACATCAATGATCCGCGTCACCGCGAAGTGTCGGCGATCCGCATGATCGCGAAGCTGCCGACGCTCGTCGCGATGGCGTACAAGTACAGCATCGGCCAGCCGTTCGTGTATCCGCGCAACGATCTGTCGTACAGCGCGAACTTCATGCGCATGATGTTCGCGAACCCGTGCGAGGAATATCAGGTCAACGACGTGCTCGTCCGCGCGCTCGACCGTATCCTGATCCTGCATGCCGACCACGAGCAGAACGCGTCGACGTCGACGGTCCGCCTCGCCGGCTCGTCGGGCGCGAACCCGTTCGCGTGTATCGCGGCCGGCATCGCGTGCTTGTGGGGCCCGGCGCACGGCGGCGCGAACGAAGCCGCGCTGAACATGCTCGAGCAGATCGGCACGCCGGAGAACATTCCCGAGTTCATCAAGCAGGTGAAGGACAAGAACTCGGGCGTGAAGCTGATGGGCTTCGGCCACCGCGTGTACAAGAACTACGATCCGCGCGCGAAGCTGATGCGCGAAACGTGCTACGAAGTGCTCAACGAGCTGGGCCTGCACGACGATCCGCTGTTCAAGCTCGCGATGCAGCTTGAGAAGATCGCGCTCGAAGACGAATACTTCGTGTCGCGCAAGCTGTACCCGAACGTCGACTTCTACTCGGGCATCGTCCAGCGCGCGCTCGGCATCCCGACGTCGATGTTCACCTGCATCTTCGCGATGGCGCGCACGGTCGGCTGGATCGCGCAGTGGAACGAGATGATCGCCGATCCGGAGCAGAAGATCGGCCGTCCGCGGCAGCTCTTCATCGGCGAAACGCCGCGCACGGCGAAGCCGATCGAGCAGCGCTGA
- the sdhA gene encoding succinate dehydrogenase flavoprotein subunit translates to MAAIKTSLPRRKFDVVIVGAGGSGMRASLQLSRAGLSVCVLSKVFPTRSHTVAAQGGIGASLGNMSEDNWHYHFYDTIKGSDWLGDQDAIEFMCREAPNVVYELEHFGMPFDRNADGTIYQRPFGGHTANYGEKPVQRACAAADRTGHALLHTLYQQNVAAKTQFFVEWMALDLIRDADGDVLGVTALEMETGDVYILEGKTTLFATGGAGRIFAASTNAFINTGDGLGMAARSGIALQDMEFWQFHPTGVAGAGVLITEGVRGEGGILRNANGERFMERYAPTLKDLAPRDFVSRSMDQEIKEGRGVGPNKDHVLLDLSHIGAETIMKRLPSIREIALKFANVDCIKEPIPVVPTIHYQMGGIPTNIHGQVVGTSRDHKEPINGFYAVGECSCVSVHGANRLGTNSLLDLVVFGRAAGNHIVEHVKNQRDHKPLPADAADFSLSRLAKLEKSTSGEYTQDIANDIRATMQKHAGVFRTSALLKEGVEQMAGLKERAAAVHLKDKSKVFNTARVEALELANLIEVARATMVSAEARKESRGAHAHSDYEHRDDENWLRHTLWYSEGDRLDYKPVQMKPLTVESVPPKARTF, encoded by the coding sequence ATGGCTGCAATCAAAACTTCCCTGCCGCGTCGCAAGTTCGACGTGGTGATCGTCGGCGCGGGCGGCTCGGGGATGCGCGCGTCGCTGCAACTGTCGCGCGCGGGCCTCTCCGTATGCGTGCTCTCGAAGGTGTTCCCGACCCGTTCGCACACGGTCGCCGCGCAAGGCGGGATCGGCGCGTCGCTCGGCAACATGAGCGAAGACAACTGGCACTACCACTTCTACGACACGATCAAGGGCTCCGACTGGCTCGGCGATCAGGACGCGATCGAGTTCATGTGCCGCGAGGCGCCGAACGTCGTGTACGAGCTCGAGCACTTCGGCATGCCGTTCGACCGTAACGCGGACGGCACGATCTACCAGCGTCCGTTCGGCGGCCACACGGCCAACTACGGCGAGAAGCCGGTCCAGCGCGCGTGCGCGGCGGCCGACCGTACCGGCCACGCGCTGCTGCACACGCTGTATCAGCAAAACGTCGCGGCGAAGACGCAGTTCTTCGTCGAATGGATGGCACTCGACCTGATCCGCGACGCGGACGGCGACGTGCTCGGCGTGACGGCCCTCGAAATGGAAACGGGCGACGTCTACATCCTCGAAGGCAAGACCACGCTGTTCGCCACGGGCGGCGCGGGCCGGATCTTCGCGGCGTCGACCAACGCGTTCATCAATACCGGCGACGGCCTCGGCATGGCCGCGCGTTCGGGCATCGCGCTGCAGGACATGGAATTCTGGCAATTCCACCCGACGGGCGTCGCGGGCGCGGGCGTGCTGATCACCGAAGGCGTGCGCGGCGAAGGCGGCATTCTGCGCAACGCGAACGGCGAGCGCTTCATGGAGCGCTACGCGCCGACGCTGAAGGATCTGGCGCCGCGCGATTTCGTGTCGCGCTCGATGGACCAGGAAATCAAGGAAGGCCGCGGCGTGGGCCCGAACAAGGACCACGTGCTGCTCGACCTGTCGCACATCGGCGCCGAGACGATCATGAAGCGTCTGCCGTCGATCCGCGAAATCGCGCTGAAGTTCGCGAACGTCGACTGCATCAAGGAACCGATTCCCGTCGTGCCGACGATCCACTACCAGATGGGCGGCATCCCGACCAACATCCACGGCCAGGTGGTGGGCACGTCGCGCGATCACAAGGAGCCGATCAACGGCTTCTATGCGGTGGGCGAATGCTCGTGCGTGTCCGTGCACGGCGCGAACCGCCTCGGCACGAACTCGCTGCTCGACCTCGTCGTGTTTGGTCGCGCGGCCGGCAACCACATCGTCGAGCACGTGAAGAACCAGCGCGATCACAAGCCGCTGCCGGCCGACGCCGCCGACTTCTCGCTGTCGCGCCTCGCGAAGCTCGAGAAGTCGACCTCGGGCGAGTACACGCAGGACATCGCCAACGACATCCGCGCGACGATGCAAAAGCATGCCGGCGTGTTCCGCACGTCCGCGCTGCTCAAGGAAGGCGTCGAGCAAATGGCGGGCCTGAAGGAGCGCGCCGCCGCCGTCCACCTGAAGGACAAGTCGAAGGTGTTCAACACCGCGCGCGTCGAAGCGCTCGAACTGGCGAACCTGATCGAGGTCGCGCGCGCGACGATGGTGTCGGCGGAAGCGCGCAAGGAAAGCCGCGGCGCGCACGCGCACAGCGATTACGAGCACCGCGACGACGAGAACTGGCTGCGTCACACGCTGTGGTACAGCGAAGGCGATCGCCTCGACTACAAGCCCGTCCAAATGAAGCCGCTGACGGTCGAGTCCGTGCCGCCGAAGGCGCGTACGTTCTAA
- a CDS encoding IS3-like element IS407 family transposase (programmed frameshift), which yields MKKRFTEQQIIGFLKEAEAGMPVKELCRKHGFSDASFYTWRAKFGGMEVSKARRLKGLEVENARLKKLLAEAMLDMEALKVVVKGKPLSPQAKREAVLAIREKVNISERRACRLVGLSRSVLHYDAKPDHENEVLAARLVKLAHERRRFGYRRLHALVEREGTHANHKRIYRLYREAGLAVRRRRKRHGVMIEREQLALPGAPNEVWSIDFVMDALSNGRRVKCLTVVDDFTKEAVDIVVDHGISGLYVARALDRAARFRGYPKAVRTDQGPEFTSRALDQWAYANGVTLKLIQAGKPTQNAYIESFNGKFRDECLNEHWFTTLAHARAVIAAWRQDYNEQRPHSALNYLAPSEFAAKHRATADAPAAFQELV from the exons ATGAAGAAGCGCTTTACGGAACAGCAAATCATCGGGTTTCTGAAGGAAGCCGAGGCCGGTATGCCGGTCAAGGAACTGTGCAGGAAGCATGGGTTCAGTGACGCGTCGTTCTACACCTGGCGCGCGAAGTTCGGCGGCATGGAAGTCTCGAAAGCCCGCCGGCTCAAGGGCCTCGAGGTGGAGAATGCCCGACTGAAGAAACTGCTGGCCGAAGCAATGCTCGATATGGAAGCGTTGAAGGTTGTCGTCAAGGGAAAGC CCCTGAGCCCGCAAGCCAAACGCGAAGCAGTGTTGGCGATTCGGGAGAAGGTCAACATCTCCGAGCGCCGCGCCTGCCGGCTTGTCGGGCTTTCTCGCAGCGTGCTGCATTACGACGCGAAGCCGGACCACGAGAATGAGGTGCTCGCGGCGCGTCTGGTGAAGTTGGCGCACGAACGTCGTCGATTCGGCTACCGCCGACTGCACGCCCTGGTGGAACGCGAAGGCACGCACGCCAATCACAAGCGCATCTATCGCCTGTACCGTGAGGCAGGGCTGGCTGTGCGGCGCCGTCGCAAGCGCCACGGCGTCATGATTGAGCGCGAGCAACTGGCATTGCCGGGCGCACCCAACGAGGTATGGTCAATCGATTTCGTGATGGATGCGCTTTCCAACGGCCGGCGCGTGAAGTGCCTGACCGTCGTCGACGATTTCACGAAAGAGGCTGTCGACATCGTCGTCGACCATGGCATCTCAGGTTTGTATGTCGCTCGGGCATTGGACCGTGCAGCTCGCTTCCGTGGCTATCCCAAGGCGGTGCGAACAGACCAGGGACCCGAATTTACGAGCCGCGCGCTTGACCAGTGGGCGTATGCGAACGGCGTCACGCTGAAGTTGATTCAGGCGGGCAAGCCCACGCAGAATGCGTACATCGAATCGTTCAACGGCAAGTTCCGCGACGAATGCCTTAACGAGCACTGGTTCACGACGCTCGCGCACGCTCGGGCAGTCATCGCGGCATGGCGTCAGGACTACAACGAGCAAAGGCCGCACAGCGCACTGAACTACCTTGCGCCGTCAGAGTTTGCGGCGAAACATCGGGCAACCGCGGACGCTCCTGCCGCTTTCCAGGAGTTGGTTTAA
- a CDS encoding GntR family transcriptional regulator — protein sequence MRAMTSNQASAPNPNGQAGSTQPGGEAAAAPSPTFSPLYRQIKALITQSLEAGEWKPGEIIPSEVELAGRYKVSQGTVRKAIDELAADNLLVRRQGKGTFVATHSEERAQFRFLRLLADDGAEHPHVSRLLECRRMRAPAEIARQLDLKPADPVVQVRRVLEFDGVDTVLDEIWLPGAMFRGLTFERLSEYKGPLYAMFESEFGTRMIRASEKIRAIAAEPAVADVLRVPPGFPLLSVERVSYTYGDRPVEVRRGWYVTTGYYYQNDLS from the coding sequence ATGCGCGCCATGACTTCCAATCAGGCGAGCGCACCCAATCCGAACGGCCAGGCCGGCTCCACGCAGCCGGGCGGCGAGGCCGCGGCTGCGCCATCGCCCACTTTCAGCCCGCTCTACCGGCAGATCAAGGCGCTCATCACGCAGAGCCTCGAGGCGGGCGAGTGGAAGCCGGGCGAGATCATCCCGAGCGAAGTCGAACTCGCCGGCCGCTATAAGGTGAGCCAGGGCACGGTGCGCAAGGCCATCGACGAGCTGGCGGCCGACAACCTGCTCGTGCGCCGCCAGGGCAAGGGCACGTTCGTCGCGACCCACAGCGAGGAGCGTGCGCAATTCCGGTTCCTGCGGCTGCTCGCCGACGACGGCGCCGAGCATCCGCACGTGAGCCGGCTGCTCGAATGCCGGCGGATGCGCGCGCCCGCCGAGATCGCGCGCCAGCTCGATCTGAAACCGGCCGACCCCGTCGTCCAGGTGCGGCGCGTGCTCGAGTTCGACGGCGTCGATACGGTGCTCGACGAGATCTGGCTGCCGGGCGCGATGTTCCGGGGGCTCACGTTCGAGCGTCTGAGCGAATACAAGGGGCCGCTCTACGCGATGTTCGAGAGCGAGTTCGGCACGCGGATGATCCGCGCAAGCGAGAAGATTCGTGCGATCGCGGCCGAGCCCGCCGTCGCCGACGTGCTGCGGGTGCCGCCCGGTTTTCCGCTGCTGTCGGTCGAGCGCGTGTCGTACACGTATGGCGATCGTCCCGTCGAAGTGCGGCGCGGATGGTATGTCACAACCGGGTACTACTATCAGAACGATTTGAGCTGA
- the sdhD gene encoding succinate dehydrogenase, hydrophobic membrane anchor protein — protein MAANNRIGSKRLVVGAHYGLRDWLAQRVTASVMAIYTVILLVWFFIARDFSYEGWASIFATQWMKLATFVTLLSLFYHAWVGVRDIWMDYIKPVGVRLLLQSLTIVWLLACAGYAAQILWRV, from the coding sequence ATGGCAGCGAATAACCGTATCGGCTCGAAGCGCCTCGTCGTCGGCGCACACTATGGTCTGCGCGACTGGCTGGCGCAGCGCGTCACCGCGAGCGTGATGGCGATCTACACCGTCATCCTGCTCGTCTGGTTCTTCATCGCGCGCGATTTCTCGTACGAGGGCTGGGCGTCGATCTTCGCGACGCAATGGATGAAGCTCGCGACCTTCGTCACGCTGCTCTCGCTCTTCTATCACGCATGGGTCGGCGTGCGTGACATCTGGATGGACTACATCAAGCCCGTCGGTGTGCGCCTGCTGCTGCAATCGCTGACGATCGTCTGGCTGCTCGCGTGCGCGGGCTACGCTGCGCAGATTCTCTGGAGAGTTTAA
- a CDS encoding helix-turn-helix domain-containing protein encodes MKPRYERVAIPDGCSVRVYRRRLAQIPFEWHHHPEYELTLTLNSLGKRFVGDHVADYAGDDLVLVPPNLPHTWVSDERLDPGEPLVALVLWFDGDWAQRVADCCPEFAGLRTLLRRAAPGLAFAPQAAADVRARLPALVDRAPRVRLAAALDVLACLADAPATPLATAAAYRAASGAALAPEAERLDRVLDLLDRRFHEPLRVAELAALAHLSERSLQRRFARHVGESIGSYLQRLRLSHAARLLASTDWPVSLVATRSGYANLANFNRQFLAARRVTPRAYRRFLAEHGRAPDDMPAHEASIDVRPPSLDHGPPRAGKNKIAR; translated from the coding sequence ATGAAGCCCCGCTACGAACGGGTCGCGATTCCCGACGGCTGCTCGGTGCGCGTGTATCGGCGCCGGCTCGCGCAGATTCCGTTCGAATGGCATCACCATCCGGAATACGAGCTGACGCTCACGCTCAATAGCCTCGGCAAGCGCTTCGTCGGCGATCACGTCGCCGATTACGCGGGCGACGATCTGGTGCTCGTGCCGCCGAACCTGCCGCACACGTGGGTGTCGGACGAGCGCCTCGATCCCGGCGAGCCGCTTGTCGCGCTCGTCCTGTGGTTCGACGGCGATTGGGCGCAACGCGTCGCCGACTGCTGCCCGGAGTTCGCCGGGCTGCGCACGCTGCTGCGCCGGGCCGCGCCCGGGCTCGCGTTCGCGCCGCAGGCCGCCGCCGACGTGCGCGCCCGGCTGCCCGCGCTCGTCGATCGCGCGCCGCGCGTGCGGCTCGCGGCCGCGCTCGACGTGCTCGCGTGCCTCGCCGACGCGCCCGCGACGCCGCTCGCGACGGCCGCCGCCTACCGTGCAGCCTCGGGCGCCGCGCTCGCGCCCGAGGCCGAGCGGCTCGATCGCGTGCTCGATCTGCTCGACCGCCGCTTTCACGAGCCGTTGCGCGTCGCCGAGCTCGCGGCGCTCGCGCATCTGTCCGAGCGCTCGCTACAGCGGCGCTTCGCGCGGCACGTCGGCGAGAGCATCGGCAGCTATCTGCAGCGGCTGCGGCTCTCGCACGCGGCGCGGCTGCTCGCGTCGACCGACTGGCCCGTGTCGCTCGTCGCGACGCGCTCCGGCTACGCGAACCTCGCGAACTTCAATCGCCAGTTCCTCGCCGCGCGCCGGGTGACGCCGCGCGCGTACCGGCGCTTTCTCGCCGAGCACGGCCGCGCGCCCGACGACATGCCGGCGCATGAAGCGAGCATCGACGTGCGCCCGCCGTCGCTCGACCACGGCCCGCCGCGCGCAGGCAAAAACAAAATCGCCCGCTGA
- the sdhC gene encoding succinate dehydrogenase, cytochrome b556 subunit, translating into MSETVRKPRPEYRNIGFGDITLKYRMPLAARVSILHRVSGALLFLFLPFLLYLFDQSLTSELSFEVFKAFLSNIIVKLIVLALSWAFLFHFCAGIRHLMMDMNHDAVSKERGKKTSVVVFAVSTLLTIAVALKLFGAF; encoded by the coding sequence ATGTCTGAAACAGTAAGAAAACCGAGGCCGGAGTACCGGAACATCGGGTTCGGCGACATCACGCTCAAATACCGTATGCCGCTCGCGGCTCGGGTTTCGATTCTGCACCGGGTCAGCGGCGCCCTGCTGTTCCTGTTCCTTCCTTTCCTGCTGTACCTCTTCGACCAGAGCCTCACGTCCGAGCTGAGCTTCGAAGTCTTCAAGGCCTTCCTCTCCAACATCATCGTCAAGCTGATCGTCCTCGCGCTGTCGTGGGCGTTCCTGTTCCACTTCTGCGCCGGCATCCGCCATCTGATGATGGACATGAACCACGACGCGGTGTCGAAGGAACGCGGCAAGAAGACGTCGGTCGTCGTGTTCGCGGTGTCGACCCTTCTCACGATCGCCGTCGCGCTCAAACTGTTCGGAGCATTCTAA
- a CDS encoding malate dehydrogenase: MAKPAKRVAVTGAAGQIAYSLLFRIANGDLLGKDQPVILQLLDLPQAQAAVKGVVMELDDCAFPLLAGVVITDDPKVAFKDADVALLVGARPRSKGMERKDLLSANAEIFTVQGAALNEVASRDVKVLVVGNPANTNAYIAMKSAPDLPKKNFTAMLRLDHNRALSQLAAKSGKPVASIEKLAVWGNHSPTMYPDFRFATAEGESLLKLINDDVWNRDTFIPTVGKRGAAIIEARGLSSAASAANAAIDHVRDWVLGTNGKWVTMGIPSDGSYGIPEDIIYGVPVICENGEYKRVEGLEIDAFSREKMDGTLAELLEERDGVAHLLK; this comes from the coding sequence ATGGCTAAGCCCGCAAAGCGCGTTGCCGTCACCGGCGCCGCAGGTCAGATCGCTTACTCACTGCTGTTTCGCATCGCGAACGGCGACCTGCTCGGCAAGGATCAGCCGGTCATCCTGCAACTGCTCGACCTCCCGCAAGCCCAGGCCGCCGTCAAAGGCGTCGTGATGGAACTGGACGATTGCGCGTTCCCGCTGCTCGCGGGCGTCGTGATCACCGACGACCCGAAGGTCGCGTTCAAGGACGCCGACGTCGCGCTGCTGGTGGGCGCGCGTCCGCGCTCGAAGGGCATGGAGCGCAAGGATCTGCTGTCGGCGAACGCCGAGATCTTCACGGTCCAGGGCGCGGCGCTGAACGAAGTCGCGAGCCGCGACGTGAAGGTGCTGGTCGTCGGCAACCCGGCGAACACGAACGCGTACATCGCGATGAAGTCGGCGCCGGATCTGCCGAAGAAGAACTTCACGGCGATGCTGCGCCTCGACCACAACCGCGCGCTGTCGCAGCTCGCCGCGAAGTCGGGCAAGCCGGTCGCGTCGATCGAGAAGCTCGCCGTGTGGGGCAACCACTCGCCGACGATGTACCCCGACTTCCGCTTCGCGACCGCCGAGGGCGAATCGCTGCTGAAGCTGATCAACGACGACGTGTGGAACCGCGACACGTTCATCCCGACCGTCGGCAAGCGCGGCGCGGCGATCATCGAAGCGCGCGGCCTGTCGTCGGCGGCGTCGGCGGCCAACGCGGCGATCGACCACGTGCGTGACTGGGTGCTCGGCACGAACGGCAAGTGGGTCACGATGGGCATCCCGTCGGACGGCTCGTACGGCATCCCCGAGGACATCATCTACGGCGTGCCGGTGATTTGCGAAAACGGCGAGTACAAGCGCGTCGAGGGCCTGGAAATCGACGCGTTCTCGCGCGAGAAGATGGACGGCACGCTCGCCGAGCTGCTCGAGGAGCGCGACGGCGTCGCCCATCTGCTGAAGTAA